Part of the Kangiella geojedonensis genome is shown below.
AATGAGAAAGTAATATTGAATCTTCCCAGTTTAATCCCACTATTTATACTTTCCGCAAAATGGTTCTGCCAAACTGAATGCCTTTCTGCCTCCTTTCCAAATAGCTTTATACTCTGGACTCCCTTAACTGATTCCATAAAGTTTGATTCTTCTTTAGCATCTAGCACAAGAAGTTCTTCGTTTAACTGTCTATACCTTCTGTAAAGGGAAAGCCTGATCAATAAATATATAAAGGATATAATTAGAACTAATGTACTCAATAAAGGACTATAAAAGTACATCACTATTATCAATCCAACAGCTAAGAAACCATCAACGAGAACCTCTATCACCCCTGTTGTAAGCAAATTCTTTATATAGTCAATAGAGCCGAATCTTGAAATAACATCACCAATATGCCTACTTTCAAAATATTTCATTGGTAATCTTAAAAGGTGTCTAAATAAATTAGATGCCATTTCAGCACTAAGCTGACTACCAAGGAATAAAATCACTAGCCCTCGAACAGCAGCTATTAACACTTTGAGAATCACTAAAAAACCAAACCCAATTGCTAAAATGCTAAGTAGTTGATAATCTTGGTTAATCAACACCTCATCGATCACCAGCTGCATATATAATGGACTTAACAGACTTATTAGCTGTAGTGCTACTGAAAACAAAAGAATTTTCAGCATTGCTGGTCTTAGTCCTCTAATTGAGGACCACAAATCAGAAATATTTGTTTTTTTTGTGATCTTCTTTTTTGTAAAACTACTTGAAGGTTTTATCTCTACTGCAACTCCAGTAAAATGCTTTGAAACTATTTCAAAAGACAACTCTCGCCTACCAGTTGCGGGGTCATGTATCACTATTCCTTTTTTTGTAACAGACTCTAGAACAACAAAATGGTTTAAATCCCAGTGTAATATACAAGGAGTTTTCAACTGTTTTAATTCATCAATCTCAAGTCTGACGGCTCTCGCCGCCATACCTATATAGTCAAAAATATTAATTATACCTTTTAATGTTTGTCCTTTTAATGAACTAGAATAATTCGCACGCAAACTATTTAAGTCTATACAGTAACCATAGAATGTAGCTACCATTGAAACACATGCCAGTCCACATTCAGCAATCTCTGTCTGCAATACAACTGGGAGAGAACTTTTATTTTTAAATTTTAAAAGAGATGAAATTGAAATCATAAAGCTATAAACTTTCTCTTAATTGATATAAGGGCTTTAATATCCAGTCAATCAGTAGCCTTTCTTCCAAGACGACTGTTGCTGATAAACTCATACCGGCTCTTAGTTGATAGGTTTTTCCTAAGGTCTCAACACTTTGTTTATTAAGTTTCACTTTTACTATATACATAGGCGACTTAAGATTTACAGGTGCATCAATATCAGCTGGCGCAAGAGGAGTATCAGACACACTTATAACTGTGCCTTCATATACACCAAAGTGCTCATATGGGAAGGAGTCATATCGTATTTTTACAGAAAGTCCAGGCTTCACAAATCCAACTGCTCTAGAAGGCAAGTAAATTTCTGCCACTAACTGCATATCTACAGGAATAATAGTCGCCAACAATTTATTTGGTGAAACATTATGTCCCACTTCAGAATTTATCGTCGTCAAAGAACCACTAATAGGAGCTTTGATTAGATACTGAGAGCCCCTTTTAAGCTCAATCAACCTTTCATCTAGTTTATTAATTGAGGACTTTATAGTATTAGTATTAATTTCATTTTCTAGTGGGAGTGATTTCAGTTTAGAGCGAGCTTCAGACAACTTAAGATCGTGTGCAAGGAAAGATGCTTGGTAGTTCTCCAAAGCTGACCTAGCACTTAAATAAGCTTCTTTTGCTTGTGTTAGCTCTGTTTCAGTGATTAACTCCCTCTTCCTAAATAACTCATATTCTTTAAGAGTTTCTTTCCTAAGTTTTTTTGCATCAGTTAAAGAAAAAAGCCTTTTTTCCATAAGTCTTTTCTGCTCAAGCAAGCCTACCTCTTGAGCTTTCAAATTACGCAGTTTTTCTTCATATTGTTTTTTTTCAATTAATAGTTCTTCTTGCTTTTTCATGAGTTGCTCTTTAACATTCAATATCAAAAGCATATTGGCAGAACTTTCATCTAATTTTTTACTAGTATCAATAGAAAATAATTTATCACCCTTATTTACTTTATATCCCTTTCTAGCATGACTATTCACTATTATACCGGCATCATTACCATAAACTTTTACAACCCCACTTTTAGGAACCAACTGCCCTACAGCGACCTGCTTCTTAGCATACTTCTTTGTGCAGATTAGGAATATAGCCAGCGCTATAACTAGAAATAACAAGTACATCCAGTAAGAAGAGAATCCATGCTTAATTATTACAACATCCCCCTCTAATTTTTTACTCTTACTTTCTAACACTTCCTTTCTAAAAAGCATTTTTATACCAACTTAACGCCCTATCTATAAATGAGTACACAATCAAAATAAATGCCAAAACAGAAAGATCAAATCTAATACTGGAAATAGCAGTATCAAACGAATTATTGTTATAGTCGTCTTTAATTATTATAGAAGAGGGGCTATCTACACCTGTAAAAATAACCACCATATTGAAAAGCAAATGAAGTCCCACTGCAAAAGATATCGACCGGAAAAGATAGGTTACATACGAATACAACAATGCTGATACTATCAAGAACCAAGAGTTTTTAAGATCGATTGAATGCCAAAGTGCAAATAATATAGCGGAAACCAAGCAGCTTATAATAAGCTTCATCCCTAAAGCTTGAGATAACTCTACTAAATACTTCCTAAAGAATAACTCTTCAAATATTACCACTATAAAAACAGAGTAAATTAGTAGTAGGCTATCTACTTTCAGGTCACCTAAATTACCCAAACCATCATCAAATATTATGCTCCTTAAATAACTCACAACAAAACAAGTAAATATACCAGACAAGAATAAGAGATAAGTTCTTTTATCTTTTAGGCTATTCAGTAAATTTTTTTTCAATTGTATCCGATATACTAGTATAAGACCTATTACACATAATGAATAAAATATTGTATCCATTATTATTAAATCTTCATTCCCTAGCAGAGGCTCCCTAGCGCTTCCCCCCAGTATATTGACGCCTATGAAATACGATATAAGTATTATAAGAAAGAATATAACTAGATAAGTCAATGCTGATAGCAACCATTTTTTTACGTAATTATTATTTTTCAATCTTTTCTCAATCAGTTAATTCTAGTAATGGAAGCTTACTAGTCTTCCAGCGAATATTAAGACTTAATAATGTGAGTTCATCATCACTAAATATCAAAATAGAAGGAGACCGATAGGTCTCCTAAAAAATGACCACTACTTTTCTTTCTGTTCGTCATCTTCTTTCTTTTCGTCATCGCCGCTTGAGATCCAGCCCCAAATTAATTCTCCAGCAAAAACAATCCAGCCCCAACGACCACCAGGTCTTTTCTTTGGTCGCTCTACCGGACCATCATCATTACCTCCAGACACCAAATCTAACTCTTGATCGAGTAATTCTCTCATTAGAAATCTCCTATTAATTTAATCTTTTCTCCATGTTTCCATGTCGAAGTTATGTTTATAAAAATTGTTAAAGCGCTTCAACGATGCGAAATATATCTCAAGTCACTTTAGACTTACAACTAAATTTAAGTATCAGTTTGTATCGGCTTAGATGATTGAGAAATAAGGCACATATGCATTAATATATATTTATGCTAGCATTATTCTTTGTACATTAAGATAGAAGCAGTATAGAGTACTTTTTTAACAATACGAGCTCTACATTTCTATAAGATTTTATTATAGATAATTTTAAGGACTTAACTTGAAATTCTCTCCACCATTAATAAAAACCACTTTACTCAAACGCTACAAACGCTTTTTGGCGGATGTGGTGAGCAATGAGCATGGTGAATTTACGGCGCATTGTCCGAATACAGGTTCGATGAAAAACTGCTGGCAAGAAGGTGATACGGCTTGGTTGTTGGACTCACAAAACCCGAAGCGTAAGTATTTATACACTTGGGTGTTGAATCAGAATATTCAGGGCGATTGGATTTGCATCAATACACACTTGGCTAATCAGGTGGTCAGCGAGGGCATCGAAAACGGAGTATTAGAGGAGCTGCAAGGTTATGAGTCTTTGCGCCAAGAAGTTAAGTACGGTGAAGAGAATAGTCGGATAGATTTGCTCTTAACAGATCCCAATAAGCCAGATTGTTATGTGGAGATTAAAACCGTGACATTGCTTGAGTCTGGCGACAACCCCGACTCAGGCGAGCTATTTGAGCCTGGCGCAGGCTATTTTCCAGACGCCGTCAGCACTCGCGGTCAAAAGCATATTCGTGAATTAGTCAGCATGGTTGAGCAGGGTCATCGTGCGGTTTTATTGTTCCTCGTACAGCATACCGGCATCCGCTCAGTCAGCCCTGCGGCCCATATTGACCATAAATATGCTGAATTATTGTACGATGCAGCACAAAAAGGGGTTGAAATTTATGCATATAATACCCATATCAGTGCCGCAGAGATTAAGCTGCAACAGGCCTTACCAGTAATTTTGTAGAAATATCAACTGGTTAGCTCAAATTTAAGAAAAATTTGGCTGATTTTGCCAAATTTGGCTTTTCAATTGGTACATAGAGGGCTAATATCCCTCTTTCACTTTTTCAAAAGCTTGTCAATGCACAAGTGAAAAAGTGGGCTGACTTTAAGTCAGAAGTTACCATAAAGTTAATGGAGCATTGAATTAGATGCCACGTAAAAAAACAGTTACAAATACAACCTTACAAAAGTTGGGAATTGAGCCTTATAAAGAAAAAAAAGGCGAAGAGTATATGAACGATGCTCAATATGAGCATTTCCGTCATATCTTAAACGAATGGAAACGTCAGTTGATGGAGGAAGTGGATCGTACTGTGCATCATATGCAAGACGAAGCAGCCAACTTCCCAGATCCTGTTGACCGAGCGTCACAAGAAGAAGAGTTCTCACTTGAGCTACGTACTCGCGATCGTGAGCGTAAGCTACTAAAGAAAATCATTCAGTCTATCGGTAAGATTGATGATGATGAATACGGTTACTGCGAGTCTTGCGGTATTGAAATCGGTATTCGTCGTTTAGAAGCCCGTCCAACTGCAGAGCTTTGTATTGACTGCAAAACTCTCGACGAAATTAAAGAGCGTCAATACGGCAGTTAATGCCCGCAACACCGAAGAACGCCTCACAAGATTCCCGAGCTCAACCTAACGCTGAGCTCGGACAATCCAACTCTCTCCCTGCGAAACCATACCTTCGAGGACGATTTGCGCCCTCGCCTTCTGGCCCTTTGCACTTTGGCTCATTGGTTGCAGCCGTTGGTAGTTACTTAATCGCAAAATACTATGGCGCTGAATGGCAAGTTCGCATTGAGGATATCGATCCTCCTCGTGAAATCGAAGGTGCAGCTGATACGATTCTGCGTCAGTTAGAAGCGTTTGGTTTGCACTGGGACGGCCCGATCATTTACCAAAGCGAGAGTATTCCTCGATTTAACGAGATTTTAGAAGAATTAAAACAACAAGACTTATTGTATGCCTGCGACTGCACACGAAAGAAAATCAATAAACTCAGTGAAGATGGTCGCTACCCGAATATATGCCAAGATAAAAACCTAAGCTTTGACGGTGAAGTTGCATGGAAACTCAGGCATCGTCAGGATGATTATCATTTTTATGATCAGATTCAAGGCCAGTGTGAGTTTGAGACCAGCCTTTACCGAGAAGACTTCACCGTAAAACGCAAAGACGGCTTAATGGCGTATCAGTTAGCGGTTGTGGTCGATGATATTAATGCAGGGATTGATCATGTGGTGCGTGGCATTGATTTACTCGACTCCACACCCCGTCAACTGCGTCTGTATCAAGTGTTAGGAAAACCAGCGCCACTTTGGTACCACCTACCATTAGCCATCAACGATGATGGCAACAAGCTTTCCAAACAGAACCACGCTCCTTCCATAGACTCCCAAAACCCTAGTAAACAGTTGCATCAAGCCATCGCCTTTTTAGGCCAAAAGCCCCCCGTGGCGCTAAGGCAAGAAGCTCCCGAAATCATTATCGACTGGGCAGTGGAGCATTTTTCTTTGGAAAGCATCCCTCGCCAACAACAAATACCTTATTTTGACTAGGGTCTGTGCTATTATTGCAGCATAGAAAGTAACCTAAGACTTATGATACCTATTGATTTCAACAATAAAGCAGTGGTTTTCTGGAACACAGAACAAAAAACACAGTGACGCAATCTCTGACATGAAACAACCAGACCACATCATTCCACGTGACCAGCACACAGTATCACGCAAAGACATCAGCGATAACGCGCTGAAAGTTCTTTATCGCCTCAATAAAGCTGGCTATGACGCATTCCTCGTTGGTGGCGGTGTTCGTGACATTCTTTTAGGACTGCATCCTAAAGATTTTGATATCACCACTAATGCCACACCAGAGCAAATCCGCAGTCTATTCCGCAACAGTCGAATTATCGGCCGACGCTTTAAGTTAGTACATATTATGTTTGGTCGCGACATTATCGAAGTTGCAACTTTCCGCGCACATTGCGACAGCAATATTCAGCAGGCTAAAGAGGGCATGATATTACGGGATAATGTTTATGGCACGGTTGAAGAAGACGCCGAGCGCCGTGACTTTACCGTGAATGCGCTTTATTACAACGTAAGAGACTTTAGTGTTCACGATTACTGTAACGGCCTAACCGACCTTCGCAAGCGTCAGTTGCGCATGATTGGCGATCCTGAAACACGCTATCGAGAAGATCCGGTGCGAATGTTGCGTGCCGTTCGTTTAGCGACCAAATTAGATTTAACCATTGAGCCAAACACGCTTGAACCCATTACCCAGCTAGCTCATTTAATGGAGCAGGTTCCAGCAGCACGTCTGTTCGAAGAGTATCGCAAGATGTTCTTGTCTGGCAGGGGTGAAGAGACGTTTAAAGCTCTGCAAGAGTTAGGGCTACTACAAAAGCTGTTCCCTGCGACCGATGCCTTATTAGCCGAACACCAAGAGTTTGAAGGCTTTATCCATGCCGCGCTAGAAAATACCGACAAAAGAATTGCTAGCGACAATACAGTCAATCCTGCTTTCTTAATTGCTGTATTCTTATGGCAGCCTTTATTAGAACGCGCTCACCAACTTGAAACCAAAGGCATGAACTTTAACGATGCTTTCTTCAAAAGTATGGGTTACATGTTAAGCGAGCAAAGTCGTTATATCTCGATTCCTAAACGTTACAGTTTAGTCATCCGTGATATTTGGGCTTTACAGGTGCGCTTACCGCAGCGCTTTGGTAAAAAAGTCTGGTCTGTGCTGAGTCACCCTAGATTCCGAGCGGCTTACGACTTCTTAATGTTACGCGCAGAATCCGACCCGTCGCTACGCGAAGTCGCGGATTGGTGGACCAAGTTTCAAGATGCCGATAAGGCCGCACAACAAGCTATGCTGCCCAAGAATAAACGCGGTAAAGGCAAACGTCGCCGCAAACCCA
Proteins encoded:
- a CDS encoding peptidase domain-containing ABC transporter, whose amino-acid sequence is MISISSLLKFKNKSSLPVVLQTEIAECGLACVSMVATFYGYCIDLNSLRANYSSSLKGQTLKGIINIFDYIGMAARAVRLEIDELKQLKTPCILHWDLNHFVVLESVTKKGIVIHDPATGRRELSFEIVSKHFTGVAVEIKPSSSFTKKKITKKTNISDLWSSIRGLRPAMLKILLFSVALQLISLLSPLYMQLVIDEVLINQDYQLLSILAIGFGFLVILKVLIAAVRGLVILFLGSQLSAEMASNLFRHLLRLPMKYFESRHIGDVISRFGSIDYIKNLLTTGVIEVLVDGFLAVGLIIVMYFYSPLLSTLVLIISFIYLLIRLSLYRRYRQLNEELLVLDAKEESNFMESVKGVQSIKLFGKEAERHSVWQNHFAESINSGIKLGRFNITFSFIKSSIFGIENIIIIYIAALEVMSAAMTIGMLYTYMSYKGQFIEKIGALVEKLIQFKMLSLHLERLGDITQTDAEFNLEKLGGEIQNDSGELALDNVSFKYSEHDNFIFKDINLRIRKGESIAIVGASGSGKTTLMKVMLGLLQPETGEVRSSGININHLGLKQYRMSIGSVMQDDQLFSGCIADNISFFDPNIDRSKVESCAKRAFIHDDIIKMPMSYYSYIGDMGSNLSGGQKQRVLLARALYNNPSILFLDEATSSLDVDLERKVNDTVKALNITRIIIAHRPQTISMADRVLELRDNRLFELTNL
- a CDS encoding HlyD family secretion protein, whose product is MLFRKEVLESKSKKLEGDVVIIKHGFSSYWMYLLFLVIALAIFLICTKKYAKKQVAVGQLVPKSGVVKVYGNDAGIIVNSHARKGYKVNKGDKLFSIDTSKKLDESSANMLLILNVKEQLMKKQEELLIEKKQYEEKLRNLKAQEVGLLEQKRLMEKRLFSLTDAKKLRKETLKEYELFRKRELITETELTQAKEAYLSARSALENYQASFLAHDLKLSEARSKLKSLPLENEINTNTIKSSINKLDERLIELKRGSQYLIKAPISGSLTTINSEVGHNVSPNKLLATIIPVDMQLVAEIYLPSRAVGFVKPGLSVKIRYDSFPYEHFGVYEGTVISVSDTPLAPADIDAPVNLKSPMYIVKVKLNKQSVETLGKTYQLRAGMSLSATVVLEERLLIDWILKPLYQLRESL
- a CDS encoding CPBP family intramembrane glutamic endopeptidase, with the translated sequence MKKNLLNSLKDKRTYLLFLSGIFTCFVVSYLRSIIFDDGLGNLGDLKVDSLLLIYSVFIVVIFEELFFRKYLVELSQALGMKLIISCLVSAILFALWHSIDLKNSWFLIVSALLYSYVTYLFRSISFAVGLHLLFNMVVIFTGVDSPSSIIIKDDYNNNSFDTAISSIRFDLSVLAFILIVYSFIDRALSWYKNAF
- the sfsA gene encoding DNA/RNA nuclease SfsA is translated as MKFSPPLIKTTLLKRYKRFLADVVSNEHGEFTAHCPNTGSMKNCWQEGDTAWLLDSQNPKRKYLYTWVLNQNIQGDWICINTHLANQVVSEGIENGVLEELQGYESLRQEVKYGEENSRIDLLLTDPNKPDCYVEIKTVTLLESGDNPDSGELFEPGAGYFPDAVSTRGQKHIRELVSMVEQGHRAVLLFLVQHTGIRSVSPAAHIDHKYAELLYDAAQKGVEIYAYNTHISAAEIKLQQALPVIL
- the dksA gene encoding RNA polymerase-binding protein DksA, producing the protein MPRKKTVTNTTLQKLGIEPYKEKKGEEYMNDAQYEHFRHILNEWKRQLMEEVDRTVHHMQDEAANFPDPVDRASQEEEFSLELRTRDRERKLLKKIIQSIGKIDDDEYGYCESCGIEIGIRRLEARPTAELCIDCKTLDEIKERQYGS
- the gluQRS gene encoding tRNA glutamyl-Q(34) synthetase GluQRS; translated protein: MPATPKNASQDSRAQPNAELGQSNSLPAKPYLRGRFAPSPSGPLHFGSLVAAVGSYLIAKYYGAEWQVRIEDIDPPREIEGAADTILRQLEAFGLHWDGPIIYQSESIPRFNEILEELKQQDLLYACDCTRKKINKLSEDGRYPNICQDKNLSFDGEVAWKLRHRQDDYHFYDQIQGQCEFETSLYREDFTVKRKDGLMAYQLAVVVDDINAGIDHVVRGIDLLDSTPRQLRLYQVLGKPAPLWYHLPLAINDDGNKLSKQNHAPSIDSQNPSKQLHQAIAFLGQKPPVALRQEAPEIIIDWAVEHFSLESIPRQQQIPYFD
- the pcnB gene encoding polynucleotide adenylyltransferase PcnB; this encodes MKQPDHIIPRDQHTVSRKDISDNALKVLYRLNKAGYDAFLVGGGVRDILLGLHPKDFDITTNATPEQIRSLFRNSRIIGRRFKLVHIMFGRDIIEVATFRAHCDSNIQQAKEGMILRDNVYGTVEEDAERRDFTVNALYYNVRDFSVHDYCNGLTDLRKRQLRMIGDPETRYREDPVRMLRAVRLATKLDLTIEPNTLEPITQLAHLMEQVPAARLFEEYRKMFLSGRGEETFKALQELGLLQKLFPATDALLAEHQEFEGFIHAALENTDKRIASDNTVNPAFLIAVFLWQPLLERAHQLETKGMNFNDAFFKSMGYMLSEQSRYISIPKRYSLVIRDIWALQVRLPQRFGKKVWSVLSHPRFRAAYDFLMLRAESDPSLREVADWWTKFQDADKAAQQAMLPKNKRGKGKRRRKPKGND